A genomic region of Aspergillus oryzae RIB40 DNA, chromosome 1 contains the following coding sequences:
- a CDS encoding putative GABA permease (amino acid transporters), with amino-acid sequence MDTKAKAASAAEKNDIPVMSGDMQLLATLGYKQELRRHYSTTQVFAVAFSIMGLLPSIASTLSFSIPAGPVGMVWTLADSLSRVRLSWLTRATLQGADRVAGWLAASVFIFIVGLAMADLASAMPTAGGLYFWTHYFSGDRWKNPLSFIVGYSNTIGLLGGVCSVDYGFATMLLSVVSLAHDGNWTASRPVVYGTYVACVVVHGVIATFFGRIMPKIQSACIVSNVGLVLATVLALPIGKAIRGGHINSGAYIFGHLENLTTWPQGWAFMMAWLSPIWTIGAFDSCVHMSEEATHAARAVPLGIIWSAGLCGALGFISLAVIASVIDVNLDGVLSTNLGQLMAQIYYDCLGKSGALGFMIVVAIVQFCMGLSLVIAASRQSWAFSRDGALPFSSFFRKVSKKIRYQPVRMIWGVVVSAVIVGLLSIINSAASNALFSLAVAGNDLAWMMPILCRLVWGQDRFHPGEFYTGRFSKPIAVTAIVYLVFAIILCMFPTTGPGPTPQDMNYTVVINGALWGGALLYYGLYARKIYKGPQATVGSSSSPSEANLGGL; translated from the exons ATGGATACCAAGGCTAAGGCTGCTTCGGCAGCAGAAAAAAATGACATCCCAGTGATGTCTGGGGATATGCAACTTCTGG CCACTCTCGGTTACAAACAAGAACTGCGAAGGCATTACTCAACGACTCAGGTATTTGCAGTAGCATTCAGTATCATGGGTCTATTGCCTTCTATTGCTTCGACACTGTCCTTCTCGATACCCGCAGGCCCTGTAGGGATGGTTTGG ACTTTGGCTGACTCATTGAGTAGGGTAAGGCTCTCTTGGCTCACTCGTGCAACTTTACAAGGGGCTGACAGAGTTGCAGGATGGCTGGCGGCCAGTGTGTTCATCTTTATCGTCGGTCTCGCCATG GCCGACCTGGCTTCTGCAATGCCTACGGCGGGAGGCCTTTATTTTTGGACACATTATTTCAGTGGAGACAGATGGAAGAACCCTCTGAGCTTTATTGTCGGATACAGTAATACTATCGGTCTCCTCGGCGGAGTCTGCTCTGTGGATT ATGGGTTTGCTACTATGCTACTTTCGGTTGTCTCACTGGCCCATGATGGTAACTGGACTGCCTCTCGTCCAGTCGTGTACGGAACGTACGTGGCCTGCGTCGTCGTCCATGGTGTCATAGCTACCTTCTTTGGACGTATCATGCCCAAGATTCAGTCGGCCTGTATTGTGAGCAATGTCGGTCTCGTGCTAGCCACTGTCCTTGCATTACCAATCGGGAAGGCAATCAGGGGCGGACATATTAACTCGGGTGCCTATATTTTCGGTCATCTTGAAAATCTCACAACCTGGCCCCAAGGTTGGGCGTTCATGATGGCCTGGCTCTCCCCGATCTGGACAATTGGGGCATTCGACTCGTGTGTCCACATGAGCGAGGAGGCTACTCATGCGGCGCGTGCTGTACCTCTAGGTATCATCTGGTCTGCAGGCCTCTGTGGGGCTCTAGGGTTCATCTCCCTTGCAGTAATTGCATCTGTGATTGATGTCAACTTGGACGGTGTATTGAGTACAAACCTTGGCCAACTAATGGCGCAG ATCTATTACGACTGCCTCGGAAAAAGCGGTGCCCTTGGCTTTATGATAGTAGTGGCAATTGTCCAATTTTGCATGGGACTGAGTCTG GTGATCGCCGCCTCTCGCCAAAGTTGGGCTTTCTCCCGAGATGGCGCCCTCCCCTTCTCATCATTCTTTCGCAAAGTTAGTAAAAAGATCCGCTACCAACCCGTACGCATGATTTGGGGCGTCGTAGTGTCCGCTGTCATCGTCGGTCTTCTCTCCATAATCAACAGCGCTGCCTCTAAcgccctcttttctcttgccGTAGCCGGCAATGATCTCGCTTGGATGATGCCCATCCTCTGCCGGCTGGTCTGGGGACAGGATCGGTTCCACCCTGGCGAATTCTATACGGGTCGATTTAGTAAACCGATAGCGGTCACCGCTATCGTGTACTTGGTGTTTGCGATCATCTTATGTATGTTTCCGACTACGGGCCCGGGTCCAACTC CGCAGGATATGAACTATACAGTTGTCATCAATGGTGCGCTTTGGGGCGGTGCCCTTCTGTATTATGGTCTGTACGcaagaaagatatataaggGACCTCAGGCGACGGTTGGCTCGTCGTCCAGTCCTTCCGAGGCAAATCTTGGAGGGTTATGA
- a CDS encoding bifunctional K:H/Na:H antiporter NHX1 (sodium/hydrogen exchanger protein): MPEELNAPWLTVSCFALLGRAADSESDPDEDAPEAGTKEFFSSWALFILIMLLMFALFTSYILQQKKIQAVHETVLSIFAGMFVGLIIRLSPESPIQDSVTFDYQFFFNLLLPPIILASGYELHQANFFRNIGTILTFAFAGTFISAIVLGLVLFVWTRIPLDGLNISFVEAISVGATLSATDPVTILAIFNLYKVEPKLYTVIFGESILNDAIAIVLFETAQKYADSDAGSLTVLNLFEAIGLFLLVFFGSMLVGMIVGIMTALGLKHTHVRRVPKIESCLIVLIAYASYFFSNGVRLSGIVSLLFCGITLKHYAYYNMSRRTQLTTKYLFQVMAQLSENFIFIYLGLDLLVQRNLQFKPLFIMVAVFGICLARYLAVFPLSKAINWFIRYRARRRGMEVADELPFAYQAMLFWAGLRGAVGVALAAGLTGVNAPALRATVLVVVVLTVIIFGGTTARMLEILGIRTGVVEELESDDEFDIEVTNGGTYYKRSDTALGYTPRRMDSTIPLDGVQRRGLDRNDSYSSGNNRRPSPPPSSSGKARSASQAIRDLFSGGSSGDHGAWFRQLDEDYIKPRLLLDQSNHKGPGAV, from the exons ATGCCCGAGGAATTGAACGCGCCATGGCTGACTGTTTCATGCTTTGCTTTGCTAGGGAGAGCTGCGGACTCCGAATCCGATCCTGACGAAG ATGCTCCGGAAGCTGGCACCAAGGAGTTCTTCAGCTCTTGGGCGCTCTTTATTCTGATTATGCTCTTGATGTTTGCGCTATTCACCAGTTACATTCtccagcagaagaagatccaagCTGTCCATGAAACTGTCCTTTCTATTTTTGCTG GTATGTTTGTCGGATTGATCATTCGGTTGAGTCCCGAATCGCCCATTCAGGACAGCGTCACATTCGACTAccagttcttcttcaacctccttcttcctccaatcATTCTGGCCTCGGGGTACGAGCTACACCAGGCAAACTTTTTTCGAAATATTGGCACTATTCTTACCTTTGCGTTCGCGGGGACCTTCATCTCGGCTATCGTGCTGGGACTTGTTTTGTTTGTCTGGACGCGGATTCCGCTGGACGGCTTGAacatttcttttgttgaaGCTATCTCTGTAGGTGCTACACTCTCTGCGACGGATCCGGTTACTATCCTCGCCATCTTCAACCTGTATAAAGTCGAGCCAAAGCTTTACACCGTTATCTTCGGCGAGTCGATTTTGAATGATGCAATCGCGATTGTCTTGTTTGAGACCGCACAGAAGTATGCCGACAGCGATGCAGGCTCTCTGACTGTTCTCAATCTGTTTGAGGCCATCGgtcttttcttgcttgttttctttggcaGCATGCTGGTAGGCATGATTGTGGGTATCATGACCGCACTGGGTCTCAAGCATACACACGTCCGCCGCGTGCCCAAGATTGAGAGTTGCCTGATTGTTCTTATCGCATATGCCAGttacttcttctccaacggCGTTCGTCTTTCTG GCATTGTCTCCCTTCTATTTTGTGGCATTACATTAAAACATTATGCGTACTATAACATGTCGCGCAGGACTCAATTAACGACGAAATATCTGTTCCAGGTGATGGCACAATTGTCAGAGAACTTTATCTTTATCTATTTGGGTCTTGATTTGCTTGTTCAAAGGAATCTGCAGTTCAAGCCTCTTTTCATCATGGTAGCTGTCTTTGGCATCTGCCTTGCCCGATACCTCGCCGTGTTCCCGCTATCCAAGGCGATCAATTGGTTCATTCGCTACAGGGCCCGTCGACGCGGGATGGAAGTGGCAGATGAGTTGCCCTTCGCTTATCAAGCAATGCTCTTTTGGGCCGGGCTTCGTGGGGCTGTTGGTGTGGCGTTGGCAGCGGGCTTAACTGGTGTCAATGCGCCCGCACTGCGAGCTACGGTACTTGTCGTCGTCGTTCTGACTGTCATTATTTTTGGCGGCACCACAGCCCGGATGCTAGAAATCCTTGGTATTAGGACTGGGGTGGTTGAGGAACTCGAATCTGACGATGAATTTGACATCGAAGTTACCAATGGGGGGACGTATTATAAACGATCTGATACCGCACTGGGATATACCCCCCGCCGCATGGACTCAACCATCCCCTTGGACGGAGTGCAGCGGAGGGGCCTTGACCGAAACGATAGCTATTCAAGCGGCAATAACCGTCGCCCCAGCCCGCCGCCATCTAGTTCGGGCAAAG CGCGGAGCGCCAGCCAAGCTATTCGAGATCTCTTTTCGGGAGGGTCATCTGGAGATCATGGCGCGTGGTTCCGGCAACTGGATGAGGACTACATCAAACCCCGGCTTTTGTTGGATCAATCGAATCATAAGGGGCCGGGTGCTGTGTAG
- a CDS encoding putative sucrose transporter (sucrose transporter and related proteins): MSPLVGPDNDNDVDLITAQEMQNDFGAEDPGHSSETKSTWYLFLLTLSIGGLQIVWSVELSNGSPFLLSLGMSKALLAFVWIAGPLTGTLVQPYIGICSDNCRSSWGKRKPFMVVGGLATVVALLALAWVRELVGGFLGIFGADQASTGTKTAIIVFATILMYCLDFAINTVQAGIRCFIVDNAPAHQQESANAWASRLTGVGNILGYIFGYIDLPRYLPFLGNTQFKVLCALASLSLVITLLISCLYIQERDPRLEPSASTGNPGIVAFFRQVFKSIRYLPPQIAKVCEVQLAAWVGWFPFLFYATTYIGQLYVNPIFDEHPNLPDNELDKAWEEATRIGTFALLVYAIISFVTNITLPIFVVPTYRSVVSPEETDTPSDERRPFLGARRMSCSSLPVGTASEPPPALPDKQNVEATVGSTWLSKLQIPGFTLRRAWLLSHVLFALCMFSTFFIYTYQAATVVIGIVGISWALTLWAPFALISAEVARIDAERRVRRHRSGMAEHHSADNSTQPNLATNVGDLEDGPRKPTDEEENLAQAGIILGLHNVAVSSPQILSSLICSAIFKVFQKPRGEPWDDSVGWVLRFGGCAAVLAAWLTSRLAEGRRLK; encoded by the exons ATGTCCCCCTTAGTGGGACCAGACAACGATAATGACGTTGACTTAATAACAGCCCAAGAAATGCAGAATGACTTTGGAGCCGAAGATCCTGGACATTCGTCAGAGACAAAGAGTACCTGGTACCTCTTCTTATTAACGTTGAGTATTGGTGG ACTCCAGATTGTCTGGTCAGTTGAACTATCGAATGGATCG cctttccttttgtctttgggaATGAGCAAAGCGCTGCTCGCTTTCGTCTGGATTGCTGGGCCCCTGACAGGAACGCTTGTGCAACCATATATCGGTATCTGCAGCGACAACTGTCGTTCGTCATGGGGCAAAAGGAAGCCCTTTATGGTAGTTGGTGGCTTGGCGACTGTTGTGGCTCTGCTTGCTCTTGCATGGGTGAGAGAACTCGTAGGAGGTTTCCTCGGTATATTTGGCGCAGACCAGGCGTCTACGGGGACAAAGACGGCGATCATAGTCTTTGCAACTATTCTGATGTACTGTCTAGATTTCGCTATAAATACTG TTCAAGCAGGAATTCGGTGCTTTATTGTTGATAACGCGCCAGCCCACCAACAGGAATCAGCGAACGCGTGGGCCAGCCGGCTCACTGGTGTGGGCAATATTCTAGGATACATTTTTGGATATATTGATTTGCCTCGCTATCTCCCATTCTTGGGAAACACGCAGTTCAAAGTGTTGTGTGCGCTAGCATCGCTATCACTTGTTATCACGTTATTGATCAGCTGTCTATATATCCAGGAAAGAGATCCGCGGCTCGAACCCTCAGCTTCTACCGGAAATCCTGGCATTGTGGCCTTCTTCAGACAAGTTTTTAAGTCAATTCGGTATTTACCACCCCAAATTGCCAAAGTCTGTGAAGTCCAACTAGCTGCATGGGTTGGGtggtttcctttccttttctacgCTACAACATACATTGGGCAGCTTTATGTTAACCCGATCTTTGATGAACACCCGAACCTTCCTGACAATGAATTAGACAAGGCCTGGGAGGAAGCTACTAGGATCGGAACGTTTGCCCTTCTTGTATATGCGATCATTTCATTTGTCACTAACATAACATTACCCATTTTTGTTGTCCCTACTTATAGGTCTGTTGTCTCACCCGAGGAAACTGACACCCCTTCAGATGAGAGAAGGCCATTTCTAGGAGcaaggagaatgtcatgcTCAAGCCTACCAGTTGGTACTGCATCGGAGCCGCCTCCGGCTCTTCCAGATAAGCAGAATGTCGAAGCTACAGTCGGATCGACGTGGCTGTCAAAACTGCAGATCCCAGGGTTTACACTCCGCCGAGCTTGGCTCTTGTCTCATGTACTCTTTGCTCTCTGCATGTTTAGCACCTTTTTCATCTACACTTATCAAGCGGCGACAGTGGTGATTGGAATAGTCGGTATCTCCTGGGCTTTGACGCTGTGGGCACCTTTCGCGCTCATCTCCGCAGAGGTCGCGCGGATTGATGCCGAACGTCGGGTTCGACGACATCGGTCAGGGATGGCAGAACATCATTCCGCTGACAACTCTACTCAGCCCAATTTAGCCACGAACGTTGGTGATCTAGAGGATGGGCCTAGGAAGCCAAcggatgaggaagaaaatctAGCCCAGGCAGGGATCATTCTCGGGCTTCACAATGTCGCGGTCTCCTCGCCGCAGATCCTGTCTAGCTTGATATGCAGTGCTATTTTCAAAGTGTTCCAGAAACCTAGAGGTGAACCTTGGGATGATAGTGTTGGGTGGGTGTTGAGGTTCGGAGGTTGCGCTGCAGTGCTTGCAGCATGGCTGACTAGCCGGCTTGCCGAGGGACGTCGGTTAAAGTGA
- the steA gene encoding sexual development transcription factor SteA (predicted protein) translates to MFPQHGAPMAPPQKPETFMLSNEAQQSLPHDAQVALQQVDNLKYFLLSAPVDWQPDQLIRRFLLPTGDYISCVLWNNLFHISGTDIVRCLAFRFQAFGRPVKNSKKFEEGIFSDLRNLKAGTDATLEEPKSPFLDFLYKNNCIRTQKKQKVFYWYSVPHDRLFLDALERDLKREKMGQEATTVAVSEPALSFEFDSSQSLYEQLTKAQQANSSSFTAHASTTYGQSASPVVRTVDAMPPPQMAPQMAPPTISLLPDESGSPAIYNPIPMPNTLAQSVVKRELDYGSIQYDRNGMPIARVHQRHASMPTFVEYSPAPSFVSSQYEDYSNRGLSFEPVTPPQHSVPLGTEPAYIANEDTGLYTAIPEISAAAFNPMLQLPPSNLASAHFPAPARTFHSNVYSVLEGSPTYKQRRRRSSIPPGVNNPIATPTHTQAPGPSQPIAYAAHRPSDLRRSVSSSVAPVAETEEPRHESSRRIMNGYPTGALPQKNLLHEMSRNGTPLSSLEENPEQAAMPLANPPDELTALPNGDVLETGAQHSAMNKAERFVPGPVRRARSATMMELGPYPQKSHSCPIPSCGRLFKRLEHLKRHVRTHTQERPYPCPYCNKAFSRSDNLAQHRRIHEAQQDGQQPLHVQDEDLENEDNELGSQDEGSSPSESIPSTVVNVSTVTSMPSTMTLPSAMPTMMAPHMVAPQLLQQQM, encoded by the exons ATGTTTCCGCAACATGGTGCTCCCATGGCACCTCCTCAGAAACCGGAAACATTCATGCTTTCGAACGAGGCGCAGCAAAGCCTTCCTCATGACGCGCAAGTCGCGCTACAGCAAGTTGACAATT TGAAGTACTTCCTTCTTTCTGCGCCAGTAGACTGGCAACCAGATCAACTCATTAGACGGTTCCTACTTCCTACTGGCGACTACATATCTTGTGTTCTATG GAACAATCTTTTCCACATCTCGGGTACCGATATTGTTCGGTGCCTGGCCTTTAGATTTCAAGCGTTCGGGCGTCCCGTGAAGAATTCGAAGAAGTTCGAAGAGGGTATCTTTTCCGATCTCCGAAATCTCAAGGCTGGAACAGATGCGACACTAGAAGAACCGAAGAGTCcattccttgattttctctATAAGAACAATTGCATTCGAacacagaaaaagcaaaaagtTTTTTACTGGTATAGTGTTCCACACGATCGGCTGTTTCTCGATGCTTTGGAACGTGATTTGAAGCGGGAGAAAATGGGACAAGAGGCGACTACAGTCGCGGTCAGCGAGCCTGCTTTGTCTTTCGAGTTTGATTCATCTCAATCGTTATATGAACAGCTCACAAAGGCGCAACAAGCAAACTCATCATCGTTTACTGCACACGCAAGTACGACATATGGCCAATCCGCTTCCCCAGTGGTTCGGACCGTTGACGCTATGCCTCCTCCCCAGATGGCTCCCCAGATGGCCCCCCCAACGATATCACTCCTCCCGGACGAATCTGGCAGTCCAGCGATTTACAACCCGATCCCTATGCCCAATACCCTGGCGCAGAGCGTTGTTAAGCGCGAGCTAGATTATGGGTCGATCCAGTATGATCGCAATGGAATGCCCATTGCTCGCGTGCATCAGCGCCATGCTTCCATGCCAACTTTCGTCGAGTATTCACCGGCACCATCGTTCGTTTCGTCCCAATACGAAGACTACAGCAACAGGGGATTGTCCTTTGAACCCGTTACGCCCCCACAGCACAGTGTTCCGCTTGGCACTGAACCAGCATATATTGCTAATGAAGATACCGGTCTCTATACTGCTATCCCTGAGatctctgctgctgcattCAACCCGATGTTGCAGCTTCCGCCATCAAATCTCGCAAGCGCTCATTTCCCCGCCCCTGCAAGGACATTTCATTCGAATGTGTACTCTGTTTTGGAGGGTTCTCCAACGTACAAGCAGCGGCGGCGTCGATCCTCGATACCGCCGGGCGTTAATAACCCGATTGCTACTCCCACTCATACTCAAGCGCCGGGGCCCTCTCAACCAATTGCATACGCTGCCCACAGGCCAAGTGATCTACGGCGCTCCGTTTCTAGTTCGGTGGCCCCCGTCGCTGAGACGGAAGAGCCACGTCATGAATCGTCCCGCCGTATCATGAATGGTTATCCGACGGGCGCCCTTCCGCAAAAGAACTTATTACACGAGATGTCTCGCAATGGGACGCCGCTCTCAAGCCTCGAGGAAAACCCTGAGCAGGCTGCCATGCCACTTGCGAATCCCCCTGATGAGTTGACAGCCCTTCCTAATGGTGATGTTCTGGAGACAGGCGCGCAGCACAGCGCGATGAACAAAGCAGAGCGGTTTGTTCCCGGCCCAGTTCGCCGCGCTCGAAGCGCTACAATGATGGAGCTTGGCCCTTATCCTCAGAAGTCACATTCATGCCCTATCCCGTCATGTGGGCGACTCTTCAAGAGATTAGAACATTTGAAGCG GCATGTGAGAACCCACACCCAGGAAAGACCCTACCCTTGTCCTTATTGCAATAAAGCATTCTCGCGCTCTGACAACCTTGCACA ACACCGTCGGATCCATGAGGCTCAACAGGACGGCCAACAACCACTCCATGTGCAAGATGAAGACCTCGAAAATGAGGACAACGAACTCGGTTCGCAGGATGAGGGATCGTCTCCTTCTGAGTCTATTCCAAGTACTGTGGTGAATGTTTCCACTGTCACGTCGATGCCTTCTACTATGACCCTGCCTTCCGCCATGCCTACCATGATGGCACCTCACATGGTTGCTCCGCAACTTCTACAACAGCAGATGTAG
- a CDS encoding uncharacterized protein (predicted protein) produces MLRTWVSQSPTTLRKTRYSMMIGKRKRDTHVVSRSTTSEEDEATTTTTNDSSSHDIFRKFFEAQFQPLEVPETHITCAQGSDDEHGTNESEESEPESEWNGVSEDGHEENKVEVVEHHDLSAVAKESMDKRARKAFMV; encoded by the coding sequence ATGCTTCGAACTTGGGTCTCTCAGAGCCCAACTACGCTTCGAAAAACTAGGTACtcaatgatgattggaaAGCGAAAAAGAGACACACATGTTGTGTCGAGATCTACGACATccgaggaagacgaagcgACAACCACTACGACGAACGATAGTTCTAGCCATGATATTTTCCGCAAATTTTTCGAAGCTCAATTTCAGCCCTTAGAAGTGCCTGAAACCCATATTACATGTGCCCAGGGATCCGACGATGAGCATGGTACCAACGAATCTGAAGAATCTGAGCCTGAGTCTGAATGGAATGGCGTCTCAGAGGATGGGcacgaagaaaacaaagtTGAGGTAGTCGAGCACCACGACTTGTCCGCGGTGGCTAAGGAATCAATGGATAAGAGAGCTCGCAAAGCCTTCATGGTATAG
- a CDS encoding 1-(5-phosphoribosyl)-5- ((5-phosphoribosylamino)methylideneamino)imidazole-4-carboxamide isomerase HIS6 (phosphoribosylformimino-5-aminoimidazole carboxamide ribonucleotide (ProFAR) isomerase), whose product MTKFRPCIDLHSGQVKQIVGGTLSNIPADLKTNYVSKLPASHYAELYQRHDLRGGHVVMLGSGNDAAAKEALSSWPSGLQVAGGITDKNAQYWIDQGAEKVIITSFLFPEGKFSLERLKAVLSALGGDRSKLVLDLSCRKKDNTWFVAMNRKKNIPYTDQDKESISLLEPYCSEFLIHAADVEGLQQGIDGELVSKLSEWCSIPVTYAGGARSLEDLEKVHSSSRGKVDLTIGSALDIFGGSGVTFDECIQWNKTH is encoded by the exons ATGACCAAGTTCCGTCCTTGTATCGATTTACACTCGGGTCAAGTTAAACAGATTGTTGGAGGGACACTGAGCAATATCCCTGCGGACTTAAAGACGAACTATGTTTCTAAACTTCCAGCTAGTCATTACGCAGAACTGTACCAAAGACACGACTTACGCGGAGGCCATGTCGTGATGCTTGGTTCAGGCAACGATgcagcagcaaaagaagCACTTAGCTCCTGGCCCAGTGGCTTGCAGGTCGCCGGCGGAATCACCGATAAGAATGCTCAGTATTGGATAGACCAGGGTGCCGAGAAG GTTATCATCACATCATTCCTCTTTCCAGAGGGCAAATTCTCTCTTGAGAGGTTGAAAGCGGTTCTTTCTGCTCTTGGAGGTGACAGATCGAAACTGGTTCTAGATCTGAGCTGccgaaagaaagacaacacATGGTTTGTGGCTATGAACC gaaagaaaaacattCCCTATACTGACCAAGATAAAGAATCCATCTCGCTACTGGAGCCTTACTGCTCAGAATTTCTTATTCATGCCGCAGATGTGGAGGGTCTGCAACAAGGTATAGATGGAGAGTTGGTGTCTAAGCTCTCCGAGTGGTGCTCGATACCGGTTACGTATGCAGGCGGTGCGCGGAGCCTAGAAGATCTTGAGAAGGTTCATTCAAGTAGTCGAGGAAAGGTGGACTTAACTATCGGCAGCGCGTTGGATATCTTTGGTGGTTCCGGTGTGACGTTCGATGAATGTATTCAGTGGAATAAGACTCACTAA
- a CDS encoding Elongator subunit ELP3 (RNA polymerase II elongator complex, subunit ELP3/histone acetyltransferase): protein MATATMTMPPPSKSKTNAKLPPENERYMRACSDIANVLIREYEAETDPKKPKKDLNLNRLRNQIAKKHSLAHLPPLTAIIAAVPEHYKKYILPKLIAKPIRTSSGIAVVAVMSKPHRCPHIAYTGNICVYCPGGPDSDFEYSTQSYTGYEPTSMRAIRARYDPFEQARGRVDQIKSLGHSVDKVEYIIMGGTFMSLPEDYRESFIAQLHNALSGYQTDNVDEAVQAGEMSNVKCVGITIETRPDYCLDTHLSSMLRYGCTRLEIGVQSLYEDVARDTNRGHTVAAVAETFKLAKDAGFKVVSHMMPDLPNVGMERDLFQFQEYFENPAFRTDGLKIYPTLVIRGTGLYELWRTGRYKNYTPNALVDLVARILALVPPWTRIYRVQRDIPMPLVTSGVENGNLRELALARMKDFGTTCRDVRTREVGINEVKNKIRPSQVELIRRDYTANGGWETFLAYEDPKQDILIGLLRLRKCSPTHTFRPEFTGQQTSIVRELHVYGSAVPLHGRDPRKFQHRGFGTLLMEEAERIAREEHGSQKISVISGVGVRSYYARLGYTLDGPYMSKMLDPIEDEEL, encoded by the exons ATGGCGACGGCCACAATGACTATGCCGCCACCCTCCAAATCTAAGACAAACGCAAAGCTTCCTCCAGAGAATGAACGTTACATGCGAGCTTGCTCTGATATTGCTAACGTCCTTATTCGAGAATATGAAGCTGAAACGGATCCcaaaaagccaaagaaagatcttAATCTGAACAGACTGCGCAACCAAATCGCGAAAAAGCACAGTTTGGCCCATCTGCCGCCCTTGACGGCCATTATTGCTGCTGTCCCGGAACATTACAAGAAATACATCCTTCCCAAACTAATCGCTAAGCCGATTA GAACGTCTTCGGGTATCGCCGTTGTAGCCGTGATGAGCAAACCCCACCGTTGTCCTCATATCGCATACACCGGTAATATTTGCGTCTACTGCCCTGGTGGACCCGACTCCGATTTCGAGTACTCAACTCAGTCCTATACCGGGTATGAGCCCACGTCGATGCGTGCTATCAGAGCACGTTATGACCCGTTCGAGCAAGCCAGAGGACGTGTGGATCAAATTAAATCTCTTGGTCACAGTGTCGACAAAGtagaatatattattatgGGTGGAACGTTCATGTCTCTACCCGAGGATTATCGCGAATCGTTCATCGCCCAGCTCCACAATGCGTTGAGTGGATATCAGACCGACAACGTCGACGAAGCCGTCCAGGCCGGTGAGATGAGCAATGTGAAGTGTGTTGGTATTACGATTGAGACTCGGCCTGACTATTGCCTGGATACACATTTGAGCAGCATGCTTAGGTATGGATGTACACGATTGGAGATTGGCGTGCAAAGTTTGTACGAAGATGTTGCCAGAGACACAAATCGAGGCCACACCGTTGCTGCAGTTGCAGAAACCTTCAAGCTTGCAAAGGATGCCGGGTTTAAGGTGGTCAGCCACATGATGCCCGACTTGCCGAACGTTGGGATGGAACGTGACCTATTCCAATTCCAGGAATACTTCGAGAACCCTGCTTTTCGAACCGACGGTCTCAAAATATACCCAACTTTAGTGATCCGAGGCACTGGCCTCTATGAACTATGGAGGACTGGTCGTTATAAGAACTATACTCCCAATGCCTTGGTTGACCTTGTGGCTCGTATTCTTGCCCTAGTCCCTCCTTGGACCCGTATCTACCGTGTCCAACGAGATATTCCGATGCCGCTGGTTACTTCAGGTGTAGAGAATGGCAACCTGCGTGAACTTGCTTTAGCCAGGATGAAGGACTTTGGCACCACATGTCGGGACGTCCGTACCCGTGAAGTCGGCATTAATGAAGTCAAGAACAAGATTCGTCCATCCCAGGTCGAACTTATTCGACGCGACTACACAGCCAATGGAGGTTGGGAGACCTTCCTTGCCTACGAGGATCCCAAGCAAGACATTCTAATCGGCTTGTTGCGGTTGCGAAAGTGCAGCCCTACACACACTTTTCGCCCTGAATTTACTGGCCAACAAACCAGTATCGTCCGTGAGCTCCACGTGTATGGCTCTGCTGTGCCGTTGCATGGGCGTGATCCACGCAAGTTCCAGCACCGTGGTTTTGGTACTTTGTTGATGGAGGAAGCAGAACGCATCGCGCGGGAGGAACACGGAAGCCAGAAAATCAGTGTCATCTCTGGTGTGGGCGTGCGTAGTTATTACGCGCGTCTAGGCTATACCTTGGATGGCCCTTATATGTCCAAGATGTTGGACCCTAtcgaggatgaagagctaTAA